The DNA window CTCCATGACGGGTGCGCGTGAAAACTCCCCCAAAACGCGCAGGGCAACGCGCCTGAGGTTAGAAACGAAAACATCACCCCAATCCTCCTCGTGTGCCTCCAGAACTGCCAGAACTGCCTGACGCCACTCGGTCGGGTCGATGTCCGCCAGGACCTTCTCCAGCTTCTCAGGGACCTTCTCTTCCAGGTACTTCTTCGCGTCCTTGCCGCGCTTCTGGTTGATGAGCGCCATGTAGTCGTGGTAGACGACCCTAAAGAACGTCTCAATCCAGCGCTCTGCGGCTTTTCCAGTCTTGAGCGGCTTGACTTCGGGGACCCTCTCCTTCGCGGCCTCACCGACCGCCAGGCCCTTTGCAGCCTTCAGCGTGTCCTCGCGGTAGAGCACGTAGTCAATGATGTCCGCGACCTGGCGGTCCTTCGGGCGCATGAGGACCCAACCATGGAACTCTTCCGCGATGTCCTTGGGATAGAACTTGCCTGGCCAGGTGTTGCGCTCGTTCTTCCTGACGACAAAAGCCAGCTTCATGAGGTCCTTGATCTTGCCCTCATCGCGGAGGCCGAGAACCTCAGCACAGAGGGCCTTCCAGCTGACGCCCTCGCGGGCGTTCTTGGCCAGCTCCTTGAGCTTGAGCGCGTCCTGGTATGACCTCACGGAGCGGCCCTGCTTGAGGGCCTCAAGCTCAAGTTCGAGCCTCTCGATCCTGGCGAGGAGTTTCTCGCGCTCCTCAAGAAGGGCCTGTTTTTCTTCCCTCTCCTGTTTCAAAGCCATCTCAAGTTCTTTGATACGCAGAATATACTTTGCCACCTCAGCATTAGAAGCTGCTTGAACCAAAGAAACGATGACGTCTGTGCGCGAGATACCGGGCCGAGTCATTTCATCGATCTGTTGGAGTACTGAATAAGGTAATCTCATTGAGACATGAATTGTGGGTTCGTCCCATTTTCGAGGTCTGCCTGTTCCTGTTCTCGGCCCGGTATACCTCATGAAGATCACTCTCTTGTAGTTTTGTACTTCTCCCACATGTCTAGAACAAGTTCTGGCCAGGAGATGCCACGACGTCGCTTTTCTTCTTCCATCTCTTTGTAGACTTCATAGGGGATCCATGCCTCAAACCTCTTTACAGGACCCTCGTACTTGCGAGGACGCCCGCTCATCGATATCACCTCAATTGTATGAATAAATCTTACGTAAGAAATATTCATACCAAACTATAAAATCCTTTCGGCATTATTTTTGGTCGAACGTTCAGTTCAATATGAAAATTTCATACCAAGTATGAAAATTGTTCAGAAGCTGAATTTTTGTGCTACAAAATTGGCACACGTTACTTAACTGCAGAGAAAAGGGAATGAATTTTGTAGCACATTAAACGAATATCAAAATCCAAGTAATTTCGGAGGAGAACGAGAACAAATCTCTGATATACTTTCTTCTTTTTTGGAGGCTATAGATATGTATATAACTAACTCTCTAAGATAGAATAAGAATAATGAGCGTTGGCTTTTTCGAGCAAGATTATTTCTTCGTCTGGTCTGAGAATCCGGAATGGTTTGGAGCTAAGCTTTGAAAGCAATTGCTTGCCTTTAGGACTGATTAAATCCTCAAACTTGTGGAATCCTACTAGCAATATCTCAAGGATAGAGCTTTCAGTTATTTTTAACTCTGTCCTGACCTCCTCTGGAATGGTTATCAGGCCACGAGAGCTTAATTTTGCAACCACGTATGCAGTCCCTAATATCTTGATTTCAGTCCTAGAAGTTTCAATCTTTCGGACGATGATCTCAACAACATCGTCCTTGGTTAACCCTAAAACTTCCCGATCTCTTTTAGGCAGGACTATTTGACCCTTCACATTTATCTTGGTATGAAACTTCGCTAGTGGTTCTTTGCTTTCTTTCATTGGCTCACCTCGGGAGTGCTGATTTTACGAATGGTTCTTACGGTATAATTGTTTAAAAGGTTTGAGAAATTTTCCCGTGTGTGGGATTTTTACCCGCCTCTGTGAGGTTCGTCCACAATACTTTTAATTTAGTTTGGAGTAATCTTTTCGTAAGGAATAGGGATAAGGTGATGCTTATGGGGCTCGGTGACTTCCTCAAGAAGGTTGGGGACGCAACTAAGAGGGCAATGGATCGCGCGGCAAAGGAGGCCAAATACCGAGCAAAGGCCCTTGAAATTAAGAGAGAAATTGCTGAAGCTGAACGGAGGTTTAGGGAAGAAGTTACACGAAAGGAATTCGAATCTAAACGGGAAATCCTTTCTCAGCTCAAGATGAGACAGCTTGAGGCTGTTTGTGCTGCTAAGGGTATTCCCACTTATCGAACACAAATCGTTAATGGAGAAGAACGCCGTTACAAGATACGAAATAAAGATGAGCTAATTGATGTTATAGCGGGTCATCTAACTCTTGAGGAAGTTGCTGAAGTTGCAAAGAGGTATAAAGTTAAGTCTCGTCATGTGGTCCAGCACTTTCAAAAGTGGCTTGAAGAAGCCAATGAAGCCCTAAAGGCCTTCAAGGCACAAAAACAGAGAGAGCTTGATGAATACAAGGCCCAACTTTTTGGAAAAGAGTCCGACGAGGTTGCCACTATCGAGCTTGAGGAGGAGACTGTTGAATCTCTAGGTGGAGAAGATCTTGAGGAGTACTCGCTTGAGGAAGCCGATTATCAGCCTGAGCCTGACATCGTGGACATTCTCTTTGACTTCGAACCTGAAACTGTACGGGATGAGGAGGATCTTGAGAAACAGCTTTACCAGTACCTCAAGGCACGCCTTGGAAGGCGTGTTGTTCGCCAGTATCCGGTTGGAGACCAAAAGATTGACATCGCCATTGATGGTAGAGTTGGAATCGAGATAAAGATTGCAGAGAGCAGGAGCAAGCTTCAGCGGTTAGTTGGCCAGGTCTTGGATTACGTCGAGTATTTTGATGAAGTCATCGCAGTTATCCTCGACGTTGGAGCTAATGTAAACATTGACAGTTACATCAAGAAGCTTCGCCAGCTTGGGGCTGAGGTTGTAGTGCTAGAAGGAGACATCAAGAAAAAAGGCCGCTCGAGAGAGATTATTATCAAGGATGCCAGGAGGAAGATAATAATACGATGAGGGTGTATCAAATGGATCTTTCAAATGGATTAGCTGCCCTTAGTGCTTATGGGGTATTACTGATAGTAAATAACCAGATTGCAAAGTTTGTTGAAGAACATCCACGAAAAGCCCATACCTCTCTTGAATCATTTATAAAATGGTCACTGATCTTTTTATTTTCTACATTTACTGGATTAAATTTAGCTTTTGCTAAGGTGTTGGGATATATCTGGTCATCAGGAATTTTGGCTGTAGATCGATCAGTTGAAAATTGGGTTATTATTTCGTTGATAGTACCTGTTTTAATGCCCCAATTGTTTTCATTCATGAGAGTGACCCCCAAGATTCCAAACACTTTTCATAGAACAATCCTTTCAGCATTGGTTGCTGGATATTTTTTGGACTTCTACTTAATTGCTATGTCAAATCAAGCGCTCAAGTTAAGCTTCAGGTACACCTTGGCAAATACTTTCGTTGTGGTGGTATGGTATTATTTGATCAAATCAAATTTGCCCAAGAAAAAGGAATCAGTACATAAATCTATCACTAACCTAAGAGACAGTGATATGAGGCAGTATGTCAAATGTAATTAGTCACAACTATTACTGTGAGGTGTTAAACATTGGTCTTTATAATAGCGGTAGATGAAAGTTATAACGCCGCTGCAATGGTTGTCATATACTACATGGATTGGGTTGAGATAGCAAAGGAATTTTGGGGAAACATTAGGCATTTTCGAGAGATAACAGAAAATAGGAACAAATATCTAGAGGAATTCAGGAAAAGTCTCGAAAAAGCAGGGAAAAAATATAATTTTGCAATTAGATATTATACTAAGATCGACCACTATTTTTGGGAAGAACTTGGGCATTATGGCCAATTTGCCTTGGAAATAATCGTAGATGATAAGTTATGGGGGGAGGTTGTAAGTAGATTGGGACATCTCCAAGTATCTATTGTCAAAGAAGGGGAAATTTCAAGTGAAATAGGAAGATTAAAAAAAGAGTTAGATGATGCCCAAAAGAGAAAAGATGTCCTTAAAATAGAAGAAATTAAGGGTGAATTAACATTATATCTTCTAAGAAGAATACTAATAACAATAGCCGATAATTACGTAAATCTCAAAAGAAGAGGTTTGAAACGTTAAGAAAAGGACAAAGAGATGAAGTCTTCAGTAAAAATATAAAGAGATAGAGATTCAAATATCCTGTAATATCTCTTAGCAGTGATATGGCGCTACTTTTGTTTTTTCTCCTCGATCTCAATCCCGTTTATCTTCATCATTCTCTTTATCTCCCTCCAGAGGGCTTTGAGTAGGATAACGTCGGTCTCGGTGGCTGCGTTCTCGTAGAGCATCTTCATGTAGAACCTCATGTTGTTGTAGATTTCCTGGTTGATGGTTGCCTTGAGGTTTTCTTCCGATGTTGTCTTGCTATCGTTAGGGTTGTTGTTCGTCCTATTATCTGGCATTTTTATGCTGATCGGCCCGTTGACAGCTTCTGCTTCCATACCCCTCACTCCTCGAACTCAGTCTCAAAGTCGGACTTCTTGAGCAGTCCACCCCACGTAAGCCCGCTCGCGTCGTCTATGCTGGCGATCTTCCTCTTCCCGCTCTTGTCGTAGATGTCCATCTTGGTCTTGTTGTAGAGCTTTGCGTTGGGGTTGATCTTGAGTGCCAGGTCGGTAGCCTTCGCCACCTGCCTGGCGAGGTTCATGTACGCAGCCCTCCAGGCGTCGCGGGAGGCTTTCATCTCCTTCCAGAGCTCGACTCTAAGGACGTCCCTCTCAAGGGGCAGGGCGATCTCCTCGCCGATGTGGTTGACTTCGAAAGCGCTGGCGTGGATGAGTATCATCTCCCTGCCGAACCAGACCTGGCTTTCGTGGACTCTGATGAGCTTCTGCGGCGGCCTCTTGCCGAATATCCTCCCGAGGGAGTACCAGATGCTGTCGAGCCAGTCGGGTGGGCGGACCTGGTAGAGTATTACGTACTCGTCGAGGTCCTTGCGCATGGCTATGGGGTAGCCTTTGGGCCTCGGCTCTTTGCCGTCGAACCAGACGATGACCTTCTGGTCGAGGTTGTAGATTTGGGCGAGCTGCTCGTTGAGCCTCCTCTGCTCTTCGAGCCGCTGGACGACGGCCTTCTGCACTTCCTCGTAAACGCCCCCCCTCTCGTCTTCATGGAGTGGGATAACCTCAACTTGGTCAAGAGCTCCTATCTGGACTTTCACCCTCTGCTTCTTCTTTTCCCTCCTAAACCTGTCAAACAACCCCATTTTCACCACCTCACAGGGTTTTGGGAACGCGATATTCAATGCTAAACGTGTATTCGCAATCTATCGAGAATTTACCCTTCCCGCGCCGGGCTTTTCTGATTCTAAACAGCTCCTCGAGGGAGCGGGGCTTCCTGCCGTTATCAAAGCGCTCGTCAAGAATCTCTTCGAGAAGCTCTGCATCTTTCTCCGAGGCCAGCCTGCCCACTATGCCGATGTGGGTCGCTCCCCTAACGAGGTCCTTGCTCAGGCCCGAGAGGTATTGGGTGCCAGAAACCAGGGAGATCTCCAGGGAGCGGCCTTCTCGGTATATCTTGTTGATGGCTGCTAAGCCGAGGGCATGCCTCGCGAGGTTCTGGATCTCGTCCGCTATGATGATTACTGGAATGTCCCACTTGAGGAGGAATTCGTCGGTGACGTAGCTCACGAGGTTGTGGAAGATGACGGCCTCTTCTTCCTCGCTCAGGTGGGAGTTCGCGGAGAAGTCTATGACATTGATTCTATCTGGAGTTAGTTTCCTGACGAACTCTTCTTTTGGGTCGCTCGTGAAGAGCCTGTCGCTCTTCAGCTTGGTCATAAGGGTTCTCAGGTTAGCGATCGTCCTGTCGCGGGAGTTCTTCAGGACGTCCTCGACGGTCTCGCCTGGCCTCGGCGGGTACTCGTTCCTGATGACTTCCTTCAAGAAGCGGTCAGGGTCTCTGATTCTCTTCTGGCCCCAATAGATGTCGAGGAGGCGCATGTAGTTGGTCTGAGTGTTCACGTACATGAACTTGATAAGGTCCTTCACCTCGAGGCGGTCGTAGCTGAGCTTCCCCTCGACCACTTGGACGTTCATACCGTTGTCCTTGGCTATGAGGCTTAGGTCCCTCGTGGGCCGGAAGACTATCCTGGTGGAGGGGTAGATCGCAGGCTTAAGCCGGTGCCTCTGGAACTGGTTGTGGTTTGCATCGACTTTGGTCATCATGCCCTCAACGTTGGGCCAGCCGAAGGCGAAGTCTCCAATCTTGCCAAGGAGTGGTCTCTTCCTGTAGTAGTCTTGTAGGTAGCTCTCAAGCCAGGGGTAGTTTTCTTGGAGGTAGTCGTAGCCGAAGTGGTCGACGATGTAGTTCCTGAACTCTTTGAGCTTCTGGACTTTTGGCTTGTCGTATTTTGCCTCAATGACTATGATGAGGGCCTTTCTGCCGTTCAGGTAGAAGTAGTCGTAGAGTCCCTCTGCAAGGGCCCTCATGATGCTGGTCTTTCCGTAGCCGCTCCTGCCGAGGAATAGGATGTGGCTGGCGAAGCCTGCTTTGTAGGGGAGGAACTGCGGCGCTCTGCTGCCGTCGTCGAGCCTCAGGCCTAGGTAAGGGCCGTAGTAGGCTTGGCGTATGTCGTTCATGCCGTATTGGGCTAGCTTTTCTGGACTGACCTTCTTCCGCAGGCGAGCGAGGAAGTCATCTGGAACCCACCAGTTCGAGTGTGTACTCTCCACTATCCCAAACCTCCGTGTCGTTTATTCTTAACAAAAATTAGGCCCCCACTGCACATTTTCTTAGGGAGCCTTAGACGGCTTTATTCCCCCAATGGAGCGTTTTCCTCCGTGTGCAGTTAACACCCCCTTACTGCCCACTCCTCCTCGGAGCGGACATTATAGCGGATACTCCCACCCTCTCTTTTTCCTGTACAGGCCGTATCCAATCAGCCCTACAACCACCAGGGCTACTACTAAGGTTTTGATGATGACAGAACCGATGAGGCGTTCTTTCTTTGCCTGCTCAATGTAGTCCTGCTCGCTCCCTTGCGCTGTCTCCTTGAGAAGGTTCTGAATCATAGTCCGGTACTCCTCGTTCTGCTGACTCAGAAAGTCGGCCTTGGCCTTGAGGGCGTTGTACTTGTCTGTGAGGTTCTTCAGTTCGGCTTTGAGCTCGCGGTTTTCTTTCGTGAGGTTCACGAGCTTTGTCTGGAGCTCGGCGGTGTTGGGCTGGTTCTTCAGCTGCTTTTCAAGCTCTGAAACGCGCTGCTTGAGCTTTGTGTTTTCGTCTTTGAGCTGTTGGACCTGTGCTTCTAGTTTCTTGTTCTCTTCTTTCAACGCTTCGAGATTATTTGGCTGGCCTGATGTTGGTATCACGACGTTGAAGAACTCCCTGCCTGTCACGGAGACAATGCTGTACTCTCCGGCCGCGTTGAATGAGATAGTCAGATCTTTGACTTTGATGAACTGCCCGTTCTTAAGAATTGCAATGACGTTAGTGCTGTTTTTAATGATTAATGCGATTTCTCCGCTGTTCCTGTCCGTGTCGAGTGAGATTATCAAGTTGTTGACGAGAATCTTGTCCCCTGGCCCGAGCTTGCCGTTCCAGCTGTATAGGGTTGTTGCCGAAACTGTGCTTAGTCCTAGTATACATAATATGAATATAGGCAAAAATTTCTTCGTATGTATGAACTTCATTCTGCATCACCTGTCGCGGATGATAATTTCGAGTTCTCTCGTGCTGGTTATGTTCACCCTTGCGAGTGGGGGAGTCTCAAGCCCTACTGTCACTCCGACGCCGTAGATGTGAATATTATCAATCGTGGCGTTCAGCGGGGCCCAATAGACGCCGTCTGTCGTTATGAAGAAGAATTTGCCTTTTGAAGCGTCGTAATCGACTGTGATGCTGTAGTTAATGTCTGTGATGACTAATTCTTGGTTTCCGTAGAGCTCGTAGTCGTACGTATACAGCTTCTCAGTCGAGTTTGTTTGGTTAGTCACGTTAGTCAGGTTTGTGGGGATTGGCACGGAGATGGTCTCGTTGTTGAAGTCAATGATGATGAAGCCCCCTTCCTGCCTAATGCAGCCGGCCGAGGCCGCTGTCCCTAAAATCAGAACTAGAACTGCAAGAACGCTCCAAGGCCTCATACTCTCACCCCAACAGCCCCTTCATCTTTACCGTGCCAGTTTTGCGATTGACGTAAGCGAAGCCTGCGAATACATTGTTCCCGCCAGCGTGCAGGTAGACCTCAAAAACCCAATACTTGTTGCTATCTTCCTCCTTTTCCGTGAGGCTCTTCTTCTCGGGCTCGAGGTAGTAGCTGGAGTCGTATTCTTTCAGCTTCTTGTTGTAGCTCGCGAGGTAGTTTCTCGCAATCTCGTACGCCTGCTCGGCGGTGATCGGGTAGTCCTCCACGTAGGCACCTTGGAAGACAGTTAGATGTCCGTCGGCCCACCGTATTGTGTCGTTGGTGAAGATGTAGCCGCTTTCAGGATAACCGAGCTCGTACAGTCTTTCTTTCAGCGGGTCGTGCTCGGCAAATGTCGAATAGCTGAAATGGAGCAAAAAAATTATGCTAACTAGCGAAAACAGGCGGAAAATAATTTTGGAAAATGAAGGAGAGGGGCGGTGGGCGTACATTTCGGCCCACCTCAACCGGTTATGGTCTTAGTCTCGTTCGCGTAGAGCTGGACGGTGCCGTTGGCCGGCACTCTGGCCATGTTGCTGCTCAGGTCATAGACTTCCGCGTAGACGTCGAGGTAGTAGTAAGTCGTGTCAGTGGTGTTGCTGTCGACGGTGAGCGTGTAGGTGTACGGGCTGACGTTGAGGGTGACGTTGCTGAAGGTCACGTTGGTCAGGTTGCCGTCTGCGGTGACTGCATAGAAGAGAACGACCTTGTCTATGGCGTCGTTGTCGCTGGCGTTGATGGTGATGGTCGCGTTGCCGGTCGTGGCGTTGTAGTCAATGCTAAGCGTAGCTGTCGGAGCGGTAGTGTCGCTCACGGTTATGGTCTGAACGTCGGTAACGAGCTCTCCGCCCTCATAGACGACCTTGACCTTGTAATAGACAGTATCGCCGAAGCTGGCCGGAATCTCGGCGCTGTAAGTACCGTTGGCGGCGGTGGCGTTCAGGGCGGTGTAGGTGGCGTTGTTCGGGTCGGCGACGTTGAGCGCGTAGAGGATCTCGACGCTGCTGATGTTGAAGTGCTCCTCGTTCGTCAGGCTGAACGAGACGGTCACGTGGCCGGTCGCCTGGTCAACACTCGCCTGCAGGTTTGCCACGGCGAGCTGGTAGGTAGTCTCTTCGCTGGTGTTGTCGCCGAGGTTCAGGATCACGCCAGGGCTGGCGTGCCCGCTGTACGCCCACCAGGCTATGGCCGCGAACAGCACCACAAGCCCGATTGTTACGAGCTGCCTTTCCTTCTTTCTCAACTTAACACACCTCCAAGGTCTTTAATCTTGTCAAGGAGCGTGGAAAGCTTGTCAATCCAGCCCGAAACGTCGAGCTTGTCAAAGAACGAAAGGCTGTTCAGCACAAAGTTAGAGACGCTGTCCGGCAGGTAGCCGGCCTTTGCGAGGTAGTAAATCCCCGCAACCACTATCGCGACAAATACGAGCGTTCTGATGAGGTTCTTGAGCAGGATGAAGCCCACTACTGCTATTATTCCGACTACAATCAGAGCGTTAACGTCCATACGCACTCCTCCCCCTCATGCTTAGTCCTGCGAGGATTCCAGCGATTCCGAAGCCAGTTACGCCCTTCACGAGCTCGAGGGCGGTTGCTTGTGGGTTTGAAGTTATTGCGAGCATTGCAATACTGCCAATGGTGAGGAACGCGGCCGCGTCCCACAGTCCCCAACTGTCCAGGTCTGCGATCCTGTAGACTGCGAGGCCGATTAAGGCCGATGGAATGAAGAGCGCCCAAAATCCCGTGAGGCCGAAGAGGCCGGCTACTGAAGTCATTGCGCCGCTGAAGTGGAAAATGCAGAGGAGGTAAGCGATGAGGGCTGCTGCAATCCTGCCGAGCATTGTGAGTCACCTCAGAGCAGTATTGCGATTAGGTTTGAGATGAAGGGCAGGCTGAAGGCTGTATCGAGGTATTTGCCCCCTGTCGCAACTGTGGCCGCAATCCAGAGGAACGCTACCAACTCATCATCTCCCGTCTCTGGTGCTACAATGTACAGTGCATAGGTCGCCGCGGCGAGGAGAACTCCAGTGTTGTAGGCTCCAACCGTCATTGAGATAGTACCTGTCATGAAGTAAAGTACTGCAACGAAACCGATTCCTGCGATTAGTAGGCTCATGATGACCTTGTTAACTCCATACTTTGAGCCGTAGGCGAAACCGAGAAACTCATAGTCCATTTTGTCGGAGAGCTTGTCCAGCACTTCGATGGCAATGATGACGTAGATTGGAGTCATGGCAACTGCTTCAACGTACTGGTTCACTGTGATGTTCTGGTCAGTGGCCCATCTCAGGACAAAGCCGCCTATCAGGCCTACCAGCACCAGTTTGATGAGATAATTCACGTTGTTCAACTTCTTCATATCAACCAAGAGCACCACCTCCGAGGAGTGTCGCAACGGCCATCTGGAAGAGCGAGATGGCCGGGAATATTGCCAGGTGTGCACCGCCAGTCACTATGGTCTCTGCAATCCAGAGCCAGAGGAGCCACTCGCTGGTTCCGGTATTCGGCAGGAGGACGATGAGAGCCACGAGGGCCGAAGCGACGAGGGTGGCTGGAGTTACCGCGGCGAGGTTCAGCGTGATGGTCCCTGCCAGGAGCCAGGTGAACATCATGAAGAAGACGAACACTGCTCCAAACGCGAATACGAGCTTTGAAAGCCCGCTCTTGCCCCTGCCAAGCATTCTGTTGTAGAGTTTGCCGGTATCGAGACCGTAGTCGAAGAGCATTGCGAGAAGTATTCCGGCGAGTGGAATGCTAGCGTAGGCGGCGTTGAATTCTGCTATCGTGACGCTCTTCTCCTGCGCGTACCAGGCGATTGCTGCCATTATTCCAGTGGTTGCTATTCTGAAGCCTAGCTTGTTGAAAAAGAAATTCTCGGCCCGTTCTCCAAACCCGGGCCGCTCCTCATTCTTGTTTGCGTTCCCCACTTTTCACCACCTCACCAAAACTTGAGCTTGTCAATAAGTCCCCCCAACAAGTGTTCCCCAACGAATTTGCCGGAGAACCATCCCACGAGGATGACCAATCCAAGGATCGAGCCTATTGGCCCAAGGAATTGTCTGCCGAACCAGGTAACCGCCGCTGCAATGATTATCACGAGGACATCCACAAGTGTCAATCCGAAGGGTAACTGTATCCCGTTCTGGAGGAATCCATAGATGTCAAAGTGTGGTTCGTACTGTTTTGCGAGGGCCTCAATGTTCTGCGCCTGCTCGGCATTCCATTCTGCATGCTCCTTGAGCCCATTGGTTGCTTTTATTGCTGCGTTAAGCCAGAAGTCGCCAGCATCTTCCATTTTTCTGGCATAGTTCAGCCAGTTAAGTGCCCACTTCCCGTCTTTGCCCTTTTTCACTTCGTCAAGATACTTGTCGAGGCCCTTCTCTGCATTCTCATATGCTGACTTTGCCCTCTTTGCGTACTCAATGCCTTCAGGAATATTCATTGTCTCAGCCTTTGCCCGGAGCTCGTCTGCCTGGAGTTTCTTCTTTTCAAGTTCCTGCTTGATGGTATTCACGAGCTGTTGGGCCGCTTGAATGTCTGCCTCAGTGACTTGGGACTTGTTTGTCAACCCAACGAGAGGCCTTATCCTGCTGTCCTTGAACGCGATCTCAATGTTTTCCTGAACAGAGACCTTTGGAACAACCATGTACCAGACGGGGATTTTGATTCCATCATCACGCGTGAGCTCGAGGTAAGCCAGGCCCGCGACAACGTAGTCTATTGTGTCGTTTGTTGAGGTGTACTTAACGGGTAGGCCTAGTTCATAGGAGGTGGTGAAGTCGGTCATTTTAGTGGACTTGGTGTAGGCTATTTCCCAAGTTTGTCCGCCTTTGATAATTCTCGCAACGGCAATCCTGAAGT is part of the Thermococcus sp. M36 genome and encodes:
- a CDS encoding AbrB/MazE/SpoVT family DNA-binding domain-containing protein, producing MKESKEPLAKFHTKINVKGQIVLPKRDREVLGLTKDDVVEIIVRKIETSRTEIKILGTAYVVAKLSSRGLITIPEEVRTELKITESSILEILLVGFHKFEDLISPKGKQLLSKLSSKPFRILRPDEEIILLEKANAHYSYSILES
- a CDS encoding ATP-binding protein, encoding MESTHSNWWVPDDFLARLRKKVSPEKLAQYGMNDIRQAYYGPYLGLRLDDGSRAPQFLPYKAGFASHILFLGRSGYGKTSIMRALAEGLYDYFYLNGRKALIIVIEAKYDKPKVQKLKEFRNYIVDHFGYDYLQENYPWLESYLQDYYRKRPLLGKIGDFAFGWPNVEGMMTKVDANHNQFQRHRLKPAIYPSTRIVFRPTRDLSLIAKDNGMNVQVVEGKLSYDRLEVKDLIKFMYVNTQTNYMRLLDIYWGQKRIRDPDRFLKEVIRNEYPPRPGETVEDVLKNSRDRTIANLRTLMTKLKSDRLFTSDPKEEFVRKLTPDRINVIDFSANSHLSEEEEAVIFHNLVSYVTDEFLLKWDIPVIIIADEIQNLARHALGLAAINKIYREGRSLEISLVSGTQYLSGLSKDLVRGATHIGIVGRLASEKDAELLEEILDERFDNGRKPRSLEELFRIRKARRGKGKFSIDCEYTFSIEYRVPKTL